GCGACCTTCAGGCAGTCCTTCTCCGACAGGAAACCGATCAGATGACCGTTGCTATTGGCCACCGGAGCACCGCTCAGACCGTGTTCAAGAAGAGTGTGGATGGCATGCAGAACCTCGTCTTCGGGATGAAGCGCCAGGTGGTCGCCGATCATGTAGTCCTTGACGAGCAGTGAATGGAGCATCGCGCCTCCTAAATGGTGATCAGGTTTGTTGTTGTTCGGCCTGTGCCTTCATGCGGGCCAGCCGTTTGGGGCAGGGTTTCTCGCAGCCGCCTTCGCAATCGAGGCCGACTGCGCCAAGCCCGCCGCAACTGCCGGCAATTGGCTTGCGCCCAAAAATGACGCCGATGGCCATCGCAGCAATCACGATGCCAACGACAAGCAGTGCAAGGATGAATGTACTCATGTCGGTTCCAGTTGAAGTCGCAATGATATACGGGGTGGACAATACCGCGAGCGGCTGCGTTCTTAAAGAACGAGTGTGCCGCCCGGCAGGCTGCCGGCTTGCTCAAGGCGCGTGACAGTGGGCAGCAGATCGAGACCTGTCGCTGCTTTCAGCAGACTGGCGCGTTCTCGCAACTCTGCGATCGGGCGGCGCAGACTGTCGCCAGCGGCGCCAAAAGCGACCACATTCCCGCTGTCGCAGGACGGGAAGGCAATGGCGCGATCGTCGAAAGCCGTCAGGATGCGCTCGAGGCTGGCCTTGTAGCCACGGGAGCGGCCGAAAAGGTTCACCGACATCAGGCCCTGGTCCGTCAGTCGAGCCCGCACCGCCTGGTAGAAGGGCAGGGTGTCGAGCACGCCGGCACGGGCGTTGCGGTCAAAGCCGTCAACCAGGATGTAATCGTAACGGGTGTTCTTTTCCAGCACATACTGGGCGCCGTCACCAATGTGGATCGAGAAGCGCGCATCTTCCTGCGGCAGGCGGAAGAACTGACGGGCTGCGGCCACCACTGACGGGGCGATCTCGACCACCTGAATCCGGCTCTGCGGTAGATGATGATGGATGAAACGGGTCAGCGAGGCCGCGCCCAGTCCGATGAGCAGCACTCGTCGCGGCCACTCGCCCGCATCCTCGCTCAGGCCGTCGCGCAGCAGCAGGCCCGCCATCATCTCGCGGGTATAGGCAAGTTCGAGCGCATTGGGCTTGCGGATACGCATGGCGCCCTGCACCCACTCCGAGCCGAAATGAAGATAGCGGACGCCGGCTTCTTCGGAAATGTCGATCGGCGTGCTCATGTACTCATCCGTTTCAGTGCATACAGTTGTTCGAGGGCCTCGCGCGGGCTGAGACTGTCCGGGTCGACGTCGGCCAGCGCGGTGAGCACCGGGTGCGACAGCGGGGCCGTCTCGGGTTCGGGAAGGGTGGCAAAGAGGTCGGCCTGGGGGCCGTTGCCGATCTCGCGATTCTCCAGTGCGCGCAGGCGGCGCTTGGCGTCGCGGATGACCGTGGCGGGAATGCCGGCCAGCGCGGCGACCTCGATTCCGTAACTCTGGCTTGCCGGGCCTTCTTCCAGTGCATGGAGGAAGACGATGCGATGGCCGTGCTCGACCGCGTCCAGGTGCACGTTGGCGCACTCAGGGTATTCGGCGTTGAGTCGCGTGAGCTCGAAGTAGTGGGTGGCGAACAGCGTGAGGCTGCGGTTCTTCTCCAGCAGGTGACGGGCGATGGAGAAGGCCAGCGCGAGACCGTCGAAGGTGGAGGTGCCACGGCCGATCTCGTCCATCAGCACCAGGCTGTGTTCGGTGGCGCCGTGCAGGATGGCCGAGGCTTCGGTCATCTCGACCATGAAGGTGGAGCGGCCCGAGGCGAGATCGTCCGAGGCGCCGATGCGGGTGAAGATCGCATCGAGCGGCCCGAGGGTGGCGCTTTGGGCCGGGACGAAGCTGCCGACGTGCGCGAGCAGGCAGATCAGCGCGACCTGACGCATGAAGGTGGACTTACCACCCATGTTGGGGCCGGTGATCATCAGCATGCGCCGGGTGGGTGCGAGCCGGGCGTCGTTCTGGATGAAGTCCTCGACCTGGCGCTCGACCACCGGGTGGCGTCCGCCTGCAATCGCAATGCCGGGTTGCTCGGAGAACACCGGGGCGACATAGCCGTAGCGCAGCGCGGCATCGGCAAAGGCGGCGAGCCCGTCGAGCGTGGCCAGCGCGCGGGCGATGGCCTGCAGCGGCGGGATGTGCTGGGCGAGGACGTCGAGGATCTGTTCGTAGAGCAGCTTCTCGCGCGCAAGTGCGCGCTCCTGCGCAGACAAGGCCTTGTCCTCGAAGGTCTTGAGCTCGGGGGTGATGTAGCGCTCGGCGTTCTTCAGCGTCTGGCGGCGGCGATAGTCTTCCGGCACCTTGTCTGCGTGCAGGCGGCTGACTTCGATGTAGAAGCCATGCACACGGTTGAATTCAACCTTGAGGCTGGCAATGCCACTGCGTTCGCGTTCGCGCACCTCGAGCGCCATCAGGAACTCGCCGCAGTTGGTCTGGATGTTGCGTAATTCGTCGAGTTCCGCATCGAAGCCGGTCGCGATCACGCCGCCGTCGCGCACCATGGCTGCCGGTTCGTCGGTGATCGCGCGGGCAAGGAGGTCGAGTGCGTCAGGCGAGATCGCCAGCCCGCCGGCGATGCCCGCCAGCAGTTCGCTGCGGGTCGAGGCCAGCGCTTCAGCAAGCTCGGGCAAGCGCACCAGGCTCTCGCGCAGGGCCGACAGATCGCGCGGCCGTGCGCTGCGCAGGGCGATGCGGGCGGTGATGCGATCCACGTCGGCCACGCCGCGCAAGGCGCCGCGCACGGCGGATGCGATCTGGCCATCACCCTCGCCGACGAGTTCGGCAACCGCATGGTGGCGGGCCGCGGGCAGCCTGCGGTCGCGCAGCGGATGATGCAGCGCGTGCCGCATCCAGCGCGAGCCCATGCTGGTGACGCAGGTGTCGAGCAGCGACAGCAGGGTGGGCGCGCTTTCGCCGCGCAGGGTTTCGGTGAGCTCCAGATTGCGCCGGGTCGCGGCGTCGAGGCGGAGGTATTCCGACTCGCGCTCCACGGTGAGGCCGGTGATGTGGGTCAGGCTCTGGCGTTGGGTGGTCTTGGCGTAGTCGTAGAGTGCGGCCGCAGCGCCGAGCGCCACCGGCAGTTCGTCCACGCCGAAGCCGGCGAGGTCGCGGGTGGCGAAATGGCCGGTGAGCAGTCGCACGCCGGTTTCGGCATCGAACTGCCAGTCGGCGAGGCGGCGCAGCGCGGGGGACAGGCTCTCGATCAGGGGCAGGGCGAGGCCGTCGGGAATCAACACTTCGGCCGGACGCAGGCGCTCAAACTGGGCCTGCAGCGATTCGGCCGGACACTCCATCAGGCGCAGATCGCCATTGGCGAGGTTGAGCCAGGCCAGACCAAGCACGCCACGATGCATGTTGGCCGACAGCAGCAGCGCGTCGCGGCGATCGTCGAGCAGCGCCGCGTCGGTGAGCGTGCCGGGCGTGACGATGCGGCTGACGGCGCGCTCCATCGGGCCCTTGGTGGCGCCGGGCTCGCCAACCTGCTCGGCGATCACCACGGATTCACCGAGCTTGACCAGGCGCGTCAGGTATTGCTCGACTGCATGGAAGGGCACGCCGGCCATCTTGATCGGCTTGCCGGCGGACTGGCCGCGGGTGGTCAGCGTGATGTCGAGCAGGCGCGCGGCCTTCTCGGCATCGTCGAAAAAGAGCTCGTAGAAGTCGCCCATGCGGTAGAAGAGCAGCGTGTCCGGGTGCTGCGTCTTGATGCGCAGATATTGGACCATCATCGGCGTGTGGCCGGGGAAGTCGTCTGCAGTGGGCGCGGTGTCTTGCCGGGTTTTCAAGGTCTGTATTCTTCCGTTGTGGTCCGGTCGGACGTCGAGTGCGACAAACCCGGCAGTTTACCGCATCACCGACCAAGTCCCGGCATTCGTCCCGGAAATCGGATGCCGGCGTGTGTGATGCAGGCTGCGACCCGTCATTGCCCCGGTCGCCAGTGTCGCCTGTCTGAGGCACTGCGGGCGTGACCGGCGCAGTCGGGCTGACGTGGATATAATCCGGATGTCATTATCTGAAGGCCGGAAAATGGAGCTCGAAATTCTTCTTCGTCCGCTGGCGGGGCAATCGCGCTGCGGCCAGGACATGATGTTCTCGCCCGAATTTGACAGTGTTCAGGAGGCGCGTCGTTTCGATGACCCGTCCTTGAACCAGGGCGAGTGGGTGACGGCGCGCAAGGAGGCCGACTGGCCTGCGGTCGTGTCCTCGTGCACGCAATTGCTCGCTGTGCGCACCAAGGATCTCAGGGTTGCTGTGTGGCTGGTGGAGGGGCTTGCGAAAACCCGGGGCGTCGCCGGACTTGCCGATGGCTACAGCCTTCTTGCGCAGTTGTGCGAAGTGTACTGGTCCGACATCCATCCGCTGCCGGATGAGGGGGACCAGGCCTTGCGTGTGGGGAGTCTGGCCTGGTTGCTCGCTCAGTCGGTGCGGATGGTCGCAGAACTGCCGCTGACGGCGTCCGGGCCTGAGGCCTGTACGGGGATCGATCTCGAACGTGTCCGTGCAGTGAGCCGTGAGATTGAGCGCACTCCCGCTCAGGCCGAGGCGATCCTGCGCGATGCGCCGCTGACCCCTGCCGCATTCGATGCCGCACGAAGCGAAACGCCCGCAGCGTTCTATCGCAGCAGCCGAGATCATGCAGTGCGTGCGCTGGACGGGCTCGATGCACTGCAGCGGGTGATCGACGGCCACCTGGGCGCGGAGGGGCCGAGCTTCGAGCCCGCCCGGGAGGCGCTGCAGACGCTGATCGCCACCCTGCGCCGGTTTGCACTGGAAGCGGGTGATGGGGAAGCGGCTGAAACCGGGCAGGCGGAAGCTGGCGGCAACGGGGCTGCGGAGGGGGGGGCGCCGCTGACACCACTGACGCCTGCCTCGTCTGTGGCCGGCGGATCGCCCATCCGCAACCGGACGCAGGCGCTCGCTCAACTGCGCGAGGTGGCGTCCTTCTTCCGTCATACCGAGCCCCATAGTCCGGTGGCCTATCTCGCGGACAAGGCCGCGCACTGGGGCGAGATGTCCCTGCTGGAATGGTTGCGGGCGGTTGTCAGTGACGACGGGACCCTGTGTCGGGTCGAGGAACTGCTCGGGGTGAGAGAGGGTGGCGCGACGACCGACGGCAGAGGCTGATCAGCGGCCGATCCTGAACTCGATGCGCCGGTTCCGCGCCCGCCCCTCCGGGCTTGCATTGTCCGCAACCGGCCGGTCCGGGCCTGCGCCCAGCGCGGCGATGCAATCCGCTGCAACACCCTTCATCACAAGGTAATCGCGCACGGCGTTGGCACGCTCCAGACTCAGGCCGATGTTGGCAAGCCGATTGCCTGCACTGTCGGTATGCCCGACCACCTGAACGAGCGGCGTATCGAGGCTCACGATGCTGGCCGCCATCTCGTCGAGCAGCAGACGGCCTTGGGCCGTCAGTACAGCCGATCCGCTCTCGAACTCGACGACACGGTCGGCAAGGGTCCGATCGAGCACGGCCTGAGCGTTGGCGCCCACCTCCAGTGCGTTATTGACGACATAGGCCGGGGTAAGCGAGGCTGCCGTGGTGCTGACGACCTGTTGTCGCAGGGCTTCGTTGGCGACCTTGCCACGCAGCGTGACGCGTGTGCCGACGACCTGCAGTTCTCCCTGGTGAACATGTTTGAGATCCGGGCCCAGCAAGCGCTGGACGTGAGTGCTCCAGTTGGGTGGGGGCGTGACCCCGCCCACCTGCAAGCGATCGACGACCCGCTCCGTACCGTAGAGGGTGCGCGCACTTGCCACAATGGCGGCACGCGAGGATTCATCGGGGACGGTGCCGCTGAGTATCACCGGTGCGGGCAGTGCTGACTGTGCGAGGCAGGAGAGCGGGTAGGAGAGCGCGAGCGCGAAGCCGATGCCGGCGAGCCGTCTGGTGATCGTGTTCATGATCCGGTAAAGACCTCCTTGAACGTGATCAGCGCGGATTCAAGCGTGATCGCGGGTTGCGCAAGATAGGTGGAGAGCCGGGCGACCCCGCGATCCACCGCGAGGTCGGGATGCCGTTCTATCCATTCGGGGTCGTCGAGGACAATCATGTGTTCCTCGAGACTCAGAGGTGAGAGCAGGCTCAGCAGTGGCCGTGGCGACGCACCGGTAAAGCCGATCAGCATCCGCTCCTGGCCATTGATTCGACCCAGCAGCAGTTGCAGTTCGCACGGCGTGTCGCTCAGCACCAAGGTGACGAGGAACAGCCATAGCGCAGCGACGCGGTTGCGCTCGCAAACATTGGCGGGCAATGGGAGGCAAAGCCCTTTTTCGACCTTGAGGGTGTTGCGACCGAGCAGGGGCCGCATCAGCAGGCCGATGGCAAGAATCTGGCGCCGCACGGATTGTGGCGATGCGTGGGCGCCGAGGCTTGCGGTGAGCTGGCCGAGGGTGGTGCTGCGCACATAGGTGTCGAGCGGCCGGCGCTTGAGTGCGTGCTCGATGCTGGCGGCGCAATCGAGGGAGGCGAGTTCTCCAAGCGCATCGATGGGCGTGGCAGCGTTGCATGCCTGACCAACGACGCGGCGCAGGATGCCCCATAGCGCGGTGAAGCCGACCGGGCCGCAGCGAAAGGGGAGCGGGTCGTTGCGTTCGACTGCTGCCGCAGCAATGAACGGGAAGCGCCGTCCGGCTGCGTCGCGGCTCGGCTTGAGGTGCCCGACGACGGACAGTCGGCTGTGAGCCCCGACAAAGGCAAAGTCCAGCGCCGGGGCGCTGTCGAACAGCAGCTTCCAGCGCGGGTTCTCCGCAAAAGCTTCCATGCAGGCGGAGGTCCAGCGGTCGAGCAGCCCGATCAACTGCATCTGGTTGCCACCTCTGAGAAAATCGCCGCGCGCGGGCAGTTTGCCGAAATAGCTGACGCCGCAGGCCGGTTCGACGCTCATTTCAGGACCACCCGTGCAACGGCGGCGCGGTCTGTGGAGGGAGACTCAGGCGCTGCCACCGGATCGAGGCCGGCAACACGTTGCGGCAAGTGTTCGCCCAGCCCTTCCCGCGGCGTCGCGCCATTACCGGCCTGTGCCTGAGCACTGCTGATGATGCGCAAACCAACGCTGAGCTGCAGTTCGTCTGCGCCCCATGACAGCGTGAACGAGCCGTCGGGCTTGCGAATCCGTTGTGCGGAGTTGATCAGCTTTTCGAGACCGAAGCGGCCGGCAAAGGCTGCGACTTCGACCGTGCTGCCGTCGAAACGCGTGAGCACGATGCGCGCGCCCGGGTTGGCGTCGGGGTTGGGCCAGATGAAGGTCGCCCACTGCGCAGCGCCGTTGCGGTACTGCAGGCGCTGCCCGTCGATCTCGATCAGGTATCCGGTCGTGCCGGACACGGGGTGCGGCATCAGCATGAAGGTGGTTTGCGGGGCGTTGTTGGTGGAAGAGGCTGCAGCACCTTCAAGCGCGCCGACCCAGCGCGGAAAGCCTGCGACCAGGTCGGGCTGCAGGCGAATGCCGAGATCCCCCCATGTGCGTGGTGCAATCGTGTTGCCCCTGCGCACCACGAGCGCAGCCATCGCGCCGTCGAAGTAGTGCGCAATCGCCCCCTCGGGGCCGAATATCTGCGCAATCTCCGCCGGTGTGGCCTCGATATCGGCTTCAGCGGAGAACGGGTACTTGAGCGCGAGGCGGCGGGTGAATGGCTCATGGACCTGCGCCAGCCAGATGCGGTTGAGCTCGTCTTCCGCAGGCCTGGCACTGGCGTCAAAGGTCTGCAGCAGCGGGCGGATCAGCAACGGCCGAAGCACCGCGCGCTGGGCATCTTCCATGCCTGCGAGCATCTGCTCATCCACGAAGCGCAGCGTGGCGGCGAGTTCCGAGTCTCCGTCATCGAGGGTGTCGCGAATGAGTTTGATCGAACCCGGTCCGGGGTCGCCCTGATTGGCGATCTGGTTCAGCCTCGAGCGAAGCTGTGACAGTTGCAGCAGATAGCGCTCAAGCAGGCTTCCGCCGTCATCGCGCGGGGCCTGCAGCCTGTCGACGCCGGCAAACGCCTCTCCGAGCTCACCTCGCGATAGCGGCATGCCCGCAGGCGGGGCCAGCGCATCGATCGCGTCGCTGGCGACGGGTGTGCGCAGAATCGTGCGTCTGAACCACTCGCCGAGCCCGCGGGCTGCCTGCGTCTGACCCTGACCCTGACCCGCTCCGGCAGCGGGTGGGTTGTCCCATGCGGTCTGAGCGTGGACTGTGCGCATCAGCTGTCCGATTGGCGAGCGCTGGGGATCGCCAAGGCGGTCCATTGCCGCAACGGCCATGGGAAAGCTGTCGAAACTGCTGATGCTGACGCCTTGCAGCAATTGCGCCCACGCCGCCGCATACTCCTGCTTGTACATCGTGGTGAGGGTGTTGCGGATCTGTGCGGGGCTGCCCTGGAGGGTAAGGTCGTCATGGCGGGCGCTCTGCAATACCCAGTCCGTGCTTTGCAACTCGCCTGTCGCTGCATCGTCAATGGCCTGTCTGACGTATGCCTTCCACGCATCATGCGTGAATGCACCCGACACGACGTGGCTGCCGGTGAGCAGACTGTCTTTGCCCGCCCCGGTCAGGCCGGCGATGCTGACCGCCGGAAAGCGAGTCGACGCGCGCGTCCTGATGTCCGCATAGATGCGTTCGGTCGCTGGCAGCCCGCGGACGACCTTGCGCAGTCGTTCGCGCACCTGATCAGCCAGCGCCAGATTGTTTTCGATCAGCGGCCATTCGGGTTTGCCGGTGTGGGCGAGATGAAACGAAAGGATCTTCCCCGCCCTGCGGATCATCTCTTCACGCCCCATTGTCCCGCGGTTTGCCTCCAGCCATTCGCGCCAGATCCGGGTCAGATGGTCCGAGAGATGACCTGCGTCGAGGTGCGCCCGGTCTGCGAGCATGAGATAGGTCTTCAGTGCCTTGTAGGCGTCTTCGACGCTGGACGGACTTGCGCTCACATATGGACCTCCGCCGCGGGGCGCGGGACTTGCTGCGGGATCGTGCGCGACCTGTCCCGGCTCGCCCTGGAAGGTGCTGACCTCGGTGAGGAAGGCTTCAAGCTGCTCGCGCACCGGTGTCAGCAGGATGCTGCGAATGCCGGCGTGATACTCGTCGAAAAGTTTGGCCTTCAGTGCCTCGCCCTGATAGAGACCCAGCCCAAGTGAAAGCGGGCGGTCGTGGTCGAAGTCCTCAAGCTGGGCGATGCGGTCCTGGATGAGCTCGAGCGCGGCCAGGCGGGATTGCAGGCCGGTATTGTCAGCCTGCATGGCTGCGGCGCTTTCGAGATCGGCGGTGACACCAGCGACCAGACTGCGGTTGTTCGAGTACGACCAGCTCCAGCCGCCAAACATCACGCCGAGCGCTGCGATGGCCCCGATGATCGCGACCTGACGCATCCGGGCTTGCCGCGTTACCGAATACTGGCGTACGAGCTGTCTGTCGGCGAAGATCACCTGCGAGAACAGGTCGCGGAGAAAGAATCCGTTGCGCGATCCGACGCGTTCGGGCAGCGGGCCTTCGCCCTTGAGTGAAAAGCGTGTTTCGATCTTGCGATCGGAAAGGCTCTGCGCCTCGCCGTTTTGCAGGGCGGAGGTGAAATAGAAACCGCGGAATACCGGCTCGAACTGATAGGGGTTGTCCTCGAACAGTGTCGCGATGAACACCCTCAGTGCAGGCTTCACCGCGGCAAATTCCAGCGGGAAGGCGAGCATGCCCGGTGGCATGCGCTCACCCTGGGCGCGCGCCATCTGGGCCACGCCGAGTTCGCGAAGCCCTTCGTGAAGGATGTCGAAGTGGCGGTCGAAGAGGTCGATGGCGCTGTCGCGCCCCGTCCTGTTGCAGGGCAGGGTGGCGCCCCACACCCTGTCGCGTTCGTTCCAGTCCAGATCCTGAAAGAAGTCGTTGAAGCCTGCGATCAGGTCCGCCTTGGAGAACATGACGTAGGCCGGCGCAAAAACCTGCAGACGCTCGGTAAGCTCCTGTACCCGCTGCCTCAGGCTGCGGGCAAGGGAAATGGCGAACTCGGGCGGGTTCGAGCTGAGTTCGGCAATGCTTGCGGTGATGATGATGCCGTTGATCGGCGCAAGCGGGCGATGCTTCCTGAGCTGCGAAAGGAAGTACAGCCATTCCTGCCTGTCGTCCTCGTAGACCGAGTAGCGCCCTGCGGTGTCGAGCAGGATGCCCTCTGTGGTGAAGAACCAGTCGCAGTTGCGGGTGCCGCCGATGCCCTTGACCACGCTGCCGGTACCGTCCTCGAACGGAAACTGAAGCCCGGAGTTGATGATGGCCGAGCTCTTTCCGGCAGCGGGATTCCCGATCGTGACGTACCACGGAAGCTCATACAGCGCCGAGCGACCCGACGCGCGACCCAGTTTCGAGCGCTTGATGGTGGTCACGGCCTCCTGCATGCGCTGGCGCAGGGTTTCCTGCTCGAGCCGGGCCGCTGCAGTCGTACCGGCCTGCCTCTCGACCGGCTGATCGAGCATCTCGTGCAAGGCGTCAGCGTGCTGGCGTGCCTTTCGCCTGTGCAGGAACGTGGCCAGAACCCAGGCTGAGACGAGCAAGATGCCCGCTGCAATCGCCCAGGATGCAGGAATTCCGAACATGTTGGTGGCGAAGACGAGGAAAGCGGCCAGGGCGACAAACCCGAGCAGGGTGAGAAATCGTGCGTCTGTGAGGGGGGCGCGCAATCGGGACATGGATTCAGCTTTGGTCGTCCGTGGGGAGGTGAAGGGTGTTGCCGGCGGTGCGCGGCCTGCGGTCGTGCGCGGACGGATGGCGTAATTCGACATGGCCGAAGTCCTGCAGGGTCCAGCGCCCGCCCCAGGTGAGTCCGAGTTCCTCCGCGATGCGACCCAAGCGTTCGTAGGCCTGCATTGCCCATGGGTCACGCTCGGATATCACGAGGCGGCCTTCGCGCAGAAATGCGCAGTCGGCAGCCAGTCCGTACTGGTGGTAGCTCTGGTGTGCCGATGCCCGGGTGACACTGTCGCCGAGGGCTGCCAGCTGATTCTGTCGGGCGGGGCTCCGGTAGCCTTCGATCAGCACCGTTTCGTAGCCATGCCGGTCGCGCATGAGCGTGAATGCGGCGAGCAGGCGCTGGCGAAACTCGGTGTCGAGGCGCATCCAGTCGCGGTTCGCGTCCGGGGTGGCCGGCCGCAGGTGCTCGACCTCGCGGGTCGCGAAGATGTCGGGCGGCAATGGCGGGGGTGGAGAGAGTTGCTCACCTTCGAGAAGCGCTGCAATTCGGCTTCCGGATGTCGGGCCTCCGACCTGTTCAGGGTGCGGAAACGGCGCAATGAAGTGCGGGATGAGGAGGGCGGGGGCACTCATCAGCACGAGTGCTGCGAGCGTGAAAGTCATGCGGCGTCGGATCAGCCTGCCCGCTGCGAGGAATCCTTCGGTGGCGAATCGCCATGCGTCCCGGGCCTTCGCGCACCCGATCTGCCATGGTCCGCTCATTCCTCGCATCAGTGGCGGCACCCAGCCGAACAGCGCGCGTCGAAGCGAGGCGAATCCAAGCAGGCTGACTGCAGCGGCAATGCTCAGGAAACAGGCGGACAGGACCAGGGTCATTGCGTGTTTGGCGGCTGGTTGCGCCAGAACGACTGGCGCGAGGGCTAGGGAAAAAATCTTCTGCTGCGATGGGTGGAACCGGATTTTAAGACATTAGAATGTGCAAATGGCATACTCGGGTGCAAAAAAATGACAAAGAAATGGATCGGGGGTGGCGAATCCGGCCCGGCACTGGTCGCGAGCGGCACGAGGGCATCGAGCGCCGCCCCTTTCAGCATTCTCGACGGCCTGTCGCCGCCTCCCCGGGTGTCCGCTTGCGAGGCGCGCTGGCGTGTGTTGCCGGGCGCCGCACGGGGCCTGTTGGCGCTCGTACTTCTGGCGCTCGCCTTCTGGCTGGGGATGATCTACGTGGTGAGCGGGGATGAGGGGACGCGACTACCCGATGAGGGCGCAGCCGCTGCGGATCGCGTGGTGAGCGCTGTGGCGGGGGATGATTGCCGGACTACAGTGCCCGCAGGCGCTGCGCGAATCGCGGGTGCGACGGCCGCATGCGCCCCGGCGGCGACCTGCGATCCGCAAAGCCCTGTCGTCGATGGCGGTGTGGCCACGATCCGCGCCTTGCCAGTAACGCCAGCAGTCGACGACACGCGGCTGCCGGGGGCTTCCGCGGTCAGCGGATTGAAGGCCGCTGCAGCGACAGAAAACGGATCAGCGGCGAAACGGGCGCGGCAGGGCGCCGAACAGAAGCGGAGTGCAGGGAAAAAGGCGGAAAAAAAGACGGACAAAAAGGCAGTGGCCGGTGCCCGAGCAAGCCGGCGCGATCACGATGTCGACATCATTGTCGCGATCGTTGAGGCGACAAGGCCGGCGCGGTGAATGCAAGTTCCGGCGCTACGGCCTTGTCCCGAATGCACCAGATGCGCGGCTGCGCATCTGGTGTGGCAACCCGTCCGTCTTACTCGAAGCTCGGCAGTTCCGGCTTTGCGACAGGCTTTCCTGCCGCCGCCCAGGCATCGAATCCGCCTGCGATCGATTTCACGTCAAGATAGCCCATGTCCGCAAGCGCACACGCAGCGAGCGCGGCGCGGCCGCTGGTCTTGCAGTAAACGACAATTCTGAGGTCGCGGGACGCGAGCTCGGGCATGTTGCTGAGCTTGAATTCGAGCATGCCGCGAGAGATGTGAACCGCGCCCGGGATGTGGCCGGATGCGTATTCCTCAGTCTCACGGACGTCGATCAGAATGTCCGCGTCCCGAATCGCCTGATCGGCCTTCTCAAGCGGGGTTTCCTGAACTCTGGCCTTGGCTGCGGTGACGAGGTCGTGCGCGGTTTTCATGGTGATTTATTCCGGTATTTGGGGGATGTCGCAGGGTTGCGTGCCTGCCAGACGCGAGGGCTGGCGGGCGCGGGGCGTCTGGTCAGGCATGTGTTCAGAGGGGCGCATTCTTGTCCGGCAGGGTGTAGCCGTCGGCAATGTAGCCTGGGCCCTTCATGACGAAAACAATGAAACAGAAGATGGCGACGGTCAGCACGACGGTCCAGTGCAGCACGACAGCGGCGATCACCCAGATGTCGATCATCTGTAATGCACGGAGCGTGTCGTCGGTCTTGTCGCCCCACCAGGCCAGACGTGCGAGGAGTGAAACGCTCACGCATGCGGCAGTGCCGGCGAGTGCAATCATTGGCAGTTTGCGCAAGACCTTGCGCTCCTGACCTGCAGGCTCGGTGCGCGATCCGGGCAGGCGCTTCCAGTTTTTGGTCGTCATGGTCTGTCCTGTTCAAGTGCGGACGTTTCAAACGCGGCGCGTTTCAGCCTTTCGGTATTATATAAGCAAACGATGATTGTCGTTGGCCGAGAAGACCGCCCTATACTCAAGAGAGGGTGCAGAGCGATCAAAAGTTCTGTGCTGTGCATCACACTGCGTCGAGCGCTTGAAGCGAACGCGGTATTGTCGGCAATCGGGCACCCTGCGGCGTAGCTCGGGTAGAATGCAGTCTTCAAGCCGAACAGTCCGCTGCGTCATGACAACCGAAACGCCCTCCGCGAAACCCGCCCTCGAACCCCGTGCCCTGTTGCAGAAGCTGCAGGAGCAGTCGCCGACGTTCCGCGATTGCAAGCCGCTGGCCATTCGCATCGATACCAATATTCTCGAACGCTTCCCGGAGTTCGAGAAAAAGACCCTGCGCAGTGCGCTGCGCATGCACACGGCGTCCACGCGGTATCTGAAGGCAATGGAAAAGGCGACAGAGCGCTTCGACTTTGAAGGCAACGTTGCCGGAGAGGTGACCG
This genomic interval from Parazoarcus communis contains the following:
- the tssM gene encoding type VI secretion system membrane subunit TssM translates to MSRLRAPLTDARFLTLLGFVALAAFLVFATNMFGIPASWAIAAGILLVSAWVLATFLHRRKARQHADALHEMLDQPVERQAGTTAAARLEQETLRQRMQEAVTTIKRSKLGRASGRSALYELPWYVTIGNPAAGKSSAIINSGLQFPFEDGTGSVVKGIGGTRNCDWFFTTEGILLDTAGRYSVYEDDRQEWLYFLSQLRKHRPLAPINGIIITASIAELSSNPPEFAISLARSLRQRVQELTERLQVFAPAYVMFSKADLIAGFNDFFQDLDWNERDRVWGATLPCNRTGRDSAIDLFDRHFDILHEGLRELGVAQMARAQGERMPPGMLAFPLEFAAVKPALRVFIATLFEDNPYQFEPVFRGFYFTSALQNGEAQSLSDRKIETRFSLKGEGPLPERVGSRNGFFLRDLFSQVIFADRQLVRQYSVTRQARMRQVAIIGAIAALGVMFGGWSWSYSNNRSLVAGVTADLESAAAMQADNTGLQSRLAALELIQDRIAQLEDFDHDRPLSLGLGLYQGEALKAKLFDEYHAGIRSILLTPVREQLEAFLTEVSTFQGEPGQVAHDPAASPAPRGGGPYVSASPSSVEDAYKALKTYLMLADRAHLDAGHLSDHLTRIWREWLEANRGTMGREEMIRRAGKILSFHLAHTGKPEWPLIENNLALADQVRERLRKVVRGLPATERIYADIRTRASTRFPAVSIAGLTGAGKDSLLTGSHVVSGAFTHDAWKAYVRQAIDDAATGELQSTDWVLQSARHDDLTLQGSPAQIRNTLTTMYKQEYAAAWAQLLQGVSISSFDSFPMAVAAMDRLGDPQRSPIGQLMRTVHAQTAWDNPPAAGAGQGQGQTQAARGLGEWFRRTILRTPVASDAIDALAPPAGMPLSRGELGEAFAGVDRLQAPRDDGGSLLERYLLQLSQLRSRLNQIANQGDPGPGSIKLIRDTLDDGDSELAATLRFVDEQMLAGMEDAQRAVLRPLLIRPLLQTFDASARPAEDELNRIWLAQVHEPFTRRLALKYPFSAEADIEATPAEIAQIFGPEGAIAHYFDGAMAALVVRRGNTIAPRTWGDLGIRLQPDLVAGFPRWVGALEGAAASSTNNAPQTTFMLMPHPVSGTTGYLIEIDGQRLQYRNGAAQWATFIWPNPDANPGARIVLTRFDGSTVEVAAFAGRFGLEKLINSAQRIRKPDGSFTLSWGADELQLSVGLRIISSAQAQAGNGATPREGLGEHLPQRVAGLDPVAAPESPSTDRAAVARVVLK
- a CDS encoding rhodanese-like domain-containing protein, translated to MKTAHDLVTAAKARVQETPLEKADQAIRDADILIDVRETEEYASGHIPGAVHISRGMLEFKLSNMPELASRDLRIVVYCKTSGRAALAACALADMGYLDVKSIAGGFDAWAAAGKPVAKPELPSFE
- the tagF gene encoding type VI secretion system-associated protein TagF, producing the protein MSVEPACGVSYFGKLPARGDFLRGGNQMQLIGLLDRWTSACMEAFAENPRWKLLFDSAPALDFAFVGAHSRLSVVGHLKPSRDAAGRRFPFIAAAAVERNDPLPFRCGPVGFTALWGILRRVVGQACNAATPIDALGELASLDCAASIEHALKRRPLDTYVRSTTLGQLTASLGAHASPQSVRRQILAIGLLMRPLLGRNTLKVEKGLCLPLPANVCERNRVAALWLFLVTLVLSDTPCELQLLLGRINGQERMLIGFTGASPRPLLSLLSPLSLEEHMIVLDDPEWIERHPDLAVDRGVARLSTYLAQPAITLESALITFKEVFTGS
- a CDS encoding M15 family metallopeptidase, which codes for MTLVLSACFLSIAAAVSLLGFASLRRALFGWVPPLMRGMSGPWQIGCAKARDAWRFATEGFLAAGRLIRRRMTFTLAALVLMSAPALLIPHFIAPFPHPEQVGGPTSGSRIAALLEGEQLSPPPPLPPDIFATREVEHLRPATPDANRDWMRLDTEFRQRLLAAFTLMRDRHGYETVLIEGYRSPARQNQLAALGDSVTRASAHQSYHQYGLAADCAFLREGRLVISERDPWAMQAYERLGRIAEELGLTWGGRWTLQDFGHVELRHPSAHDRRPRTAGNTLHLPTDDQS